One genomic region from Serinus canaria isolate serCan28SL12 chromosome 7, serCan2020, whole genome shotgun sequence encodes:
- the ALS2 gene encoding alsin isoform X2 has product MDSQERSSEEAEGAKERGLVYVWKAGSCSVTPERLPGLSGKTVLQAALGIHHGLLLTEGGEVYSFGKLPWRSRPEECVNSPILESTLLSHRIITVAAGSFHNGAVTESGAVYMWGDNSAGQCAAANQPCVPEPQLVSICDSETSPLLSVRILQLACGEEHTLALSLSREIWAWGSGCQLGLITTTFPVTKPQKVEHLAGRVVLQIACGAYHSLALVQCLPVQEMKPIPERCNHCSQPLITMTDKEDHVIISDSHCCPLGVALSDNQPENHVFCPSSDTHGGRSVTAGQSGNCQKPLVEQHRFVDLDSDRPSGLSSSEGREDSGTSSSGNTLFLDKKEGKEYLTGLSDNTLNESLNKNICTEPEQPSQEEQLSACIPGPPGSSTSTLNSLVASCASAVGVRVAATYEAGALSLKKVMNFYGTASSEPGSQSGSRSPGPEALKDSREEQVRLESMQGKKSSSLVDIREEESEGGSRRLSLPGLLSQVSPRLLRKVGRAKMRTVALTPTYSGEADALLPSLRTEVWSWGKGKEGQLGHGDVLPRLQPLCVKSLDGKEVIHLSAGGHHSLALTAKSQVYSWGSNISGQLGHLNSPTTVPRLAKVCGDGIWTTAAGLDYSLFLADEKDFQPGLYYCGQETSTENNLNENSCTKSPVLLVACSKIGYISNVIAGGDNCLALVDKNVMGYIASLHELAATERRFYFKLSEIKSQVLRPLLGLDNLGNANAIQLLQEMASRFSKLCYLIGQHGASLSSFLHGVKEARSLAILKHSSLFLDSYTEYCTSVTNFLVMGGFMLLAKPAMDFLSKNQELLQKLSEKNEENLQLVEVLNALFFMPFGRLHNYARTLLKLATCFEVASPEYQKLQDSSSCYENLAVHLSRKMKEAEYTLGFWKTFPGKMTDSLRKPERRLICESSNRALSLQHAGRFSVNWFILFNDALVHAQFSTHHIFPLSTLWIEALSEEAGNVNGLKITTPEEQFVLVSSTPQEKTKWLRAISQAVDQALRGTSDMILYGAGGNVPRQEPPISRSAKYTFYKDPRFKDAVYDGRWLSGKPHGRGILKWADGRMYSGTFRTGLEDGYGEYRVPNKALNKEDHYVGYWKEGKMCGHGVYSYASGEVYEGCFQDNMRHGHGLLRSGKLTSSSPSMFIGQWIMDKKSGYGVFDDITRGEKYMGMWQDDLCQGNGVVVTQFGLYYEGAFSTNKMMGTGILLSEDDTVYEGEFSDNWTLSGKGTLTLPNGDYIEGLFSGEWGSGIKITGTYFKPSLYENEKDKPKALRKLGILAVSPDEKWKAVFEECWNQLGCESPGQGDRWKAWDNIAVALTTNRRQHKDSPELLSRSHTQTLESLEFIPQHIGAFTLEKYENIKKYLIKACDTPLHPLGKLVETLVAVYRMTYVGVGANRRLLQEAVREIKSYLKRIFQLVRFLFPDLPEEGSTIPFLTMEPKGRRSFCSGKSDSRSESPEPGYVVTSFGLLLPVLLPRLYPPLFMLYALDNEREEDIYWECVLRLNKQTDTALLSFLGVQAKFWPGTVSILGESRKVSSNTKDACFASAVECLQQISTTFTPADKLKVIQQTFEEISQSVLETLQEDFLWSMDDLFPVFLYVVLRARIRNLGSEVHLIEDLMDPYLQHGEQGIMFTTLKACYYQIQHEKLT; this is encoded by the exons ATGGACTCACAGGAAAGAAG CTCAGAAGAGGCAGAAGGAGCCAAAGAGAGAGGCCTGGTCTATGTTTGGAAGGCTGGTTCCTGCTCTGTGACTCCAGAAAGGCTTCCAGGCCTCAGTGGAAAGACAGTGTTACAGGCAGCCCTCGGAATCCACCATGGGTTACTTCTAACAGAAG GTGGAGAGGTCTACAGTTTTGGAAAGCTGCCCTGGAGATCACGACCTGAGGAATGTGTTAACAGTCCTATCTTAGAAAGTACTTTGCTCAGCCATCGTATTATTACCGTGGCAGCGGGCAGCTTCCACAATGGAGCCGTGACGGAGAGCGGCGCGGTGTACATGTGGGGGGACAATTCTGCTGGCCAGTGTGCAGCTGCCAATCAGCCCTGTGTGCCCGAGCCCCAGCTCGTCAGTATCTGTGATTCCGAAACCAGCCCTCTACTGTCAGTGCGGATTTTGCAGCTGGCATGTGGAGAGGAGCACACGCTGGCACTATCGCTGAGCAGAGAGATATGGGCCTGGGGGAGTGGCTGCCAGCTCGGTCTCATAACAACAACTTTCCCAGTGACCAAGCCACAGAAGGTAGAGCACCTGGCAGGACGTGTTGTGCTCCAGATTGCTTGTGGAGCCTaccacagcctggctctggtACAATGTCTCCCTGTGCAGGAAATGAAGCCTATCCCAGAGAGATGCAATCACTGCAGCCAGCCTCTCATTACCATGACAGACAAGGAAGATCATGTAATCATTTCAGATAGTCACTGCTGCCCACTGGGTGTAGCACTGTCTGATAACCAGCCAGAAAACCACGTTTTCTGTCCCTCTTCGGACACACACGGAGGCAGAAGTGTAACAGCAGGCCAAAGTGGAAACTGTCAGAAACCACTTGTGGAACAGCATAGGTTTGTGGATTTAGATTCTGACAGACCAAGTGGCCTTTCCAGCAGCGAAGGACGGGAAGATAGTGGAACTTCAAGTTCTGGAAATACTCTGTTCTTGGacaaaaaagaagggaaagagtACTTAACTGGTTTGTCAGATAACACACTAAATGAGAGCCTGAATAAAAACATCTGTACAGAGCCTGAACAG CCATCTCaagaggagcagctcagtgcttGTATCCCTGGCCCTCCGGGTAGCAGCACATCCACCCTGAACAGCCTGGTGGCCTCGTGTGCCTCAGCAGTTGGGGTGAGAGTCGCTGCCACCTACGAGGCTGGAGCCTTGTCCCTGAAGAAAGTCATGAACTTCTATGGCACAGCTTCGAGTGAGCCGGGATCTCAGTCGGGCAGCCGGTCCCCGGGGCCCGAAGCTCTGAAGGACAGTCGAGAGGAGCAAGTCAGGCTGGAATCCATGCAGGGGAAGAAGAGCTCCAGTTTAGTAGATATTAGAGAAGAGGAGTCTGAAGGAGGGAGTCGAAGGCTTTCCCTGCCTGGCTTGTTGTCACAAG TTTCCCCAAGGCTCTTACGGAAGGTAGGACGGGCAAAAATGAGGACTGTGGCTCTGACTCCAACCTACAGTGGTGAAGCTGATGCTCTTTTGCCCTCTCTAAGAACAGAGGtgtggagctgggggaagggcAAGGAAGGACAGCTAGGGCATGGTGATGTTCTGCCAAG GCTTCAGCCACTGTGTGTGAAAAGCCTTGATGGTAAGGAAGTGATTCACCTCTCTGCTGGTGGCCATCATTCCTTAGCACTCACTGCCAAATCCCAG GTGTATTCCTGGGGCAGTAATATCTCTGGCCAGCTTGGTCACTTGAACTCCCCAACAACCGTCCCTCGTCTTGCAAAG GTGTGCGGTGATGGTATTTGGACTACAGCAGCAGGACTAGATTATTCTCTCTTCTTAGCAGATGAGAAAGACTTCCAGCCTGGATTATATTACTGTGGCCAGGAGACatcaacagaaaataatttgaatgaaAATAGCTGTACTAAGAGTCCAGTTTTGTTAGTAGCTTGTAGTAAG aTAGGGTACATAAGCAATGTGATAGCTGGTGGTGACAACTGTCTGGCCTTAGTTGACAAAAACGTAATGGGATATATTGCCAGTTTGCATGAGTTGGCTGCTACTGAGAGAAGGTTTTATTTCAAACTGAGCGAGATCAAATCTCAGGTTCTTAGACCTCTTTTAGGTTTAG ATAATTTGGGCAATGCAAATGCAATCCAGTTGTTGCAGGAAATGGCAAGCAGGTTCAGCAAGCTGTGCTATCTCATTGGTCAACATGGAGCTTCTTTAAGTAGCTTTCTTCATGGAGTAAAAGAAGCCAGGAGCTTGGCCATTCTGAAGCATTCCAGTCTCTTTTTGGATAGTTACACTGA GTATTGTACTTCAGTAACAAACTTCCTTGTAATGGGAGGATTTATGCTCCTTGCAAAGCCAGCAAT GGACTTTCTGAGTAAAAACCAGGAGCTGTTACAGAAACTGTCTGAGAAGAATGAGGAAAACCTCCAGCTAGTAGAAGTTTTGAATGCTCTGTTTTTCATGCCATTTGGACGACTTCATAATTATGCCAGAACTTTGCTGAAGCTTGCCACGTGTTTTGAAGTG GCATCTCCAGAATACCAGAAGCTGCAGGATTCTAGTTCATGTTACGAGAACCTTGCTGTCCATCTtagcaggaaaatgaaagaagcagAATACACCCTTGGCTTCTGGAAGACCTTTCCTGGGAAAATGACG GACTCCTTGCGCAAGCCGGAGCGGCGTTTGATCTGTGAGAGCAGCAATCGGGCCTTGTCCCTGCAGCATGCGGGGAGGTTCTCTGTGAACTGGTTCATCCTCTTCAACGATGCTCTGGTACATGCTCAG TTCTCAACACACCATATCTTTCCCTTGTCCACACTGTGGATAGAAGCTCTTTCAGAGGAAGCTGGTAATGT GAACGGGTTGAAGATTACAACACCTGAAGAGCAATTTGTTCTTGTTTCTTCAACACCTCAGGAGAAG ACCAAGTGGCTGAGGGCAATAAGCCAAGCAGTGGATCAGGCCCTTAGAGGGACTTCTGACATGATTCTGTATGGAGCTGGTGGGAATGTGCCAAGACAGGAACCTCCTATTTCTCGCAGTGCCAAATACACCTTCTACAAGGACCCTCGATTCAAGGATGCTGTTTATGATGGGAGGTGGCTTTCAGGAAAACCCCATGGGAG agggaTCCTAAAATGGGCAGATGGACGAATGTACTCTGGGACTTTCCGGACTGGGTTGGAGGATGG GTATGGGGAATACAGAGTGCCTAACAAAGCACTGAATAAAGAGGACCATTACGTGGGATACTGGAAGGAAGGCAAAATGTGTGGGCATGGCGTGTACAG CTATGCTAGCGGTGAGGTCTATGAAGGGTGCTTTCAGGACAACATGCGCCACGGGCACGGGCTGCTGCGTAGTGGGAAGCTGACCTCTTCTTCTCCCAGCATGTTCATTGGACAGTGGATAATGGACAAGAAGAGTGGTTATGGAGTTTTTGATGATATCACAAG aggaGAAAAGTATATGGGAATGTGGCAAGATGATCTTTGCCAAGGCAATGGTGTTGTGGTTACTCAGTTTGGACTGTATTACGAAGGAGCTTTCAGCACCAACAAAATGATG GGGACTGGAATTCTGCTTTCTGAGGATGATACAGTCTATGAGGGGGAATTTTCAGATAACTGGACTCTGAGTGGAAAG GGAACACTGACCTTGCCAAATGGAGATTATATTGAAGGTCTCTTCAGTGGAGAGTGGGGATCTGGAATAAAAATCACAGGAACCTACTTCAAACCTAGTTTGTATGAGAATGAGAAAGACAAGCCTAAAGCACT GCGGAAACTTGGGatcctggcagtgtcccctgaTGAGAAATGGAAGGCAGTATTTGAAGAATGCTGGAACCAGCTTGGTTGTGAGAGCCCTGGCCAGGGGGACAGATGGAAGGCTTGGGACAACATCGCGGTGGCTCTGACCACCAACCGACGGCAGCACAAAGACAG CCCGGAATTACTGAGCCGCTCACATACTCAGACACTGGAAAGTTTGGAGTTCATTCCACAACACATTGGTGCCTTCACCctggaaaaatatgaaaatattaaaaaatatttgataaag GCTTGTGATActcctctccatcccttggGCAAGCTGGTGGAAACACTGGTGGCTGTCTACAGAATGACCTATGTTGGAGTAGGAGCAAATCGACgactgctgcaggaggctgtAAGGGAGATCAAGTCCTACCTCAAACGCATCTTCCAGCTGGTCAG GTTCTTGTTTCCTGATCTCCCGGAAGAGGGCAGCACAATTCCATTTCTGACAATGGAGCCAAAAGGAAGGCGATCTTTTTGCAGCGGGAAATCTGATTCCAGATCAGAATCTCCTGAGCCAGG CTACGTGGTAACCAGTTTTGGCTTGCTGCTCCCTGTATTACTGCCACGCCTCTATCCCCCTCTGTTTATGCTGTATGCCCTGGACAACGAGCGTGAGGAGGACATTTACTGGGAATGCGTTCTGCGCCTGAACAAACAAACTGACACGGCTCTTCTCAGCTTTCTTGGAGTGCAAGC AAAATTTTGGCCAGGAACTGTGTCCATCCTTGGAGAGAGTAGAAAG GTATCATCAAACACAAAAGATGCCTGCTTTGCCTCTGCTGTTGAATGTTTACAGCAAATCAG TACCACATTTACCCCAGCTGACAAGCTGAAGGTGATCCAGCAGACTTTTGAAGAGATCTCCCAGAGTGTACTTGAGACCCTTCAGGAAGATTTTCTGTGGTCCATGGATGActtatttcctgtttttctctacGTGGTGCTACGAGCCAG GATAAGGAATCTGGGGTCTGAGGTGCACTTAATTGAAGACCTGATGGATCCCTATCTCCAGCATGGGGAGCAAGGCATCATGTTCACTACCTTGAAG GCATGTTACTACCAGATTCAGCACGAAAAGCTTACCTAG
- the ALS2 gene encoding alsin isoform X1 gives MDSQERSSEEAEGAKERGLVYVWKAGSCSVTPERLPGLSGKTVLQAALGIHHGLLLTEGGEVYSFGKLPWRSRPEECVNSPILESTLLSHRIITVAAGSFHNGAVTESGAVYMWGDNSAGQCAAANQPCVPEPQLVSICDSETSPLLSVRILQLACGEEHTLALSLSREIWAWGSGCQLGLITTTFPVTKPQKVEHLAGRVVLQIACGAYHSLALVQCLPVQEMKPIPERCNHCSQPLITMTDKEDHVIISDSHCCPLGVALSDNQPENHVFCPSSDTHGGRSVTAGQSGNCQKPLVEQHRFVDLDSDRPSGLSSSEGREDSGTSSSGNTLFLDKKEGKEYLTGLSDNTLNESLNKNICTEPEQPSQEEQLSACIPGPPGSSTSTLNSLVASCASAVGVRVAATYEAGALSLKKVMNFYGTASSEPGSQSGSRSPGPEALKDSREEQVRLESMQGKKSSSLVDIREEESEGGSRRLSLPGLLSQVSPRLLRKVGRAKMRTVALTPTYSGEADALLPSLRTEVWSWGKGKEGQLGHGDVLPRLQPLCVKSLDGKEVIHLSAGGHHSLALTAKSQVYSWGSNISGQLGHLNSPTTVPRLAKVCGDGIWTTAAGLDYSLFLADEKDFQPGLYYCGQETSTENNLNENSCTKSPVLLVACSKIGYISNVIAGGDNCLALVDKNVMGYIASLHELAATERRFYFKLSEIKSQVLRPLLGLDNLGNANAIQLLQEMASRFSKLCYLIGQHGASLSSFLHGVKEARSLAILKHSSLFLDSYTEYCTSVTNFLVMGGFMLLAKPAMDFLSKNQELLQKLSEKNEENLQLVEVLNALFFMPFGRLHNYARTLLKLATCFEVASPEYQKLQDSSSCYENLAVHLSRKMKEAEYTLGFWKTFPGKMTDSLRKPERRLICESSNRALSLQHAGRFSVNWFILFNDALVHAQFSTHHIFPLSTLWIEALSEEAGNVNGLKITTPEEQFVLVSSTPQEKTKWLRAISQAVDQALRGTSDMILYGAGGNVPRQEPPISRSAKYTFYKDPRFKDAVYDGRWLSGKPHGRGILKWADGRMYSGTFRTGLEDGYGEYRVPNKALNKEDHYVGYWKEGKMCGHGVYSYASGEVYEGCFQDNMRHGHGLLRSGKLTSSSPSMFIGQWIMDKKSGYGVFDDITRGEKYMGMWQDDLCQGNGVVVTQFGLYYEGAFSTNKMMGTGILLSEDDTVYEGEFSDNWTLSGKGTLTLPNGDYIEGLFSGEWGSGIKITGTYFKPSLYENEKDKPKALPTGHFIRRKLGILAVSPDEKWKAVFEECWNQLGCESPGQGDRWKAWDNIAVALTTNRRQHKDSPELLSRSHTQTLESLEFIPQHIGAFTLEKYENIKKYLIKACDTPLHPLGKLVETLVAVYRMTYVGVGANRRLLQEAVREIKSYLKRIFQLVRFLFPDLPEEGSTIPFLTMEPKGRRSFCSGKSDSRSESPEPGYVVTSFGLLLPVLLPRLYPPLFMLYALDNEREEDIYWECVLRLNKQTDTALLSFLGVQAKFWPGTVSILGESRKVSSNTKDACFASAVECLQQISTTFTPADKLKVIQQTFEEISQSVLETLQEDFLWSMDDLFPVFLYVVLRARIRNLGSEVHLIEDLMDPYLQHGEQGIMFTTLKACYYQIQHEKLT, from the exons ATGGACTCACAGGAAAGAAG CTCAGAAGAGGCAGAAGGAGCCAAAGAGAGAGGCCTGGTCTATGTTTGGAAGGCTGGTTCCTGCTCTGTGACTCCAGAAAGGCTTCCAGGCCTCAGTGGAAAGACAGTGTTACAGGCAGCCCTCGGAATCCACCATGGGTTACTTCTAACAGAAG GTGGAGAGGTCTACAGTTTTGGAAAGCTGCCCTGGAGATCACGACCTGAGGAATGTGTTAACAGTCCTATCTTAGAAAGTACTTTGCTCAGCCATCGTATTATTACCGTGGCAGCGGGCAGCTTCCACAATGGAGCCGTGACGGAGAGCGGCGCGGTGTACATGTGGGGGGACAATTCTGCTGGCCAGTGTGCAGCTGCCAATCAGCCCTGTGTGCCCGAGCCCCAGCTCGTCAGTATCTGTGATTCCGAAACCAGCCCTCTACTGTCAGTGCGGATTTTGCAGCTGGCATGTGGAGAGGAGCACACGCTGGCACTATCGCTGAGCAGAGAGATATGGGCCTGGGGGAGTGGCTGCCAGCTCGGTCTCATAACAACAACTTTCCCAGTGACCAAGCCACAGAAGGTAGAGCACCTGGCAGGACGTGTTGTGCTCCAGATTGCTTGTGGAGCCTaccacagcctggctctggtACAATGTCTCCCTGTGCAGGAAATGAAGCCTATCCCAGAGAGATGCAATCACTGCAGCCAGCCTCTCATTACCATGACAGACAAGGAAGATCATGTAATCATTTCAGATAGTCACTGCTGCCCACTGGGTGTAGCACTGTCTGATAACCAGCCAGAAAACCACGTTTTCTGTCCCTCTTCGGACACACACGGAGGCAGAAGTGTAACAGCAGGCCAAAGTGGAAACTGTCAGAAACCACTTGTGGAACAGCATAGGTTTGTGGATTTAGATTCTGACAGACCAAGTGGCCTTTCCAGCAGCGAAGGACGGGAAGATAGTGGAACTTCAAGTTCTGGAAATACTCTGTTCTTGGacaaaaaagaagggaaagagtACTTAACTGGTTTGTCAGATAACACACTAAATGAGAGCCTGAATAAAAACATCTGTACAGAGCCTGAACAG CCATCTCaagaggagcagctcagtgcttGTATCCCTGGCCCTCCGGGTAGCAGCACATCCACCCTGAACAGCCTGGTGGCCTCGTGTGCCTCAGCAGTTGGGGTGAGAGTCGCTGCCACCTACGAGGCTGGAGCCTTGTCCCTGAAGAAAGTCATGAACTTCTATGGCACAGCTTCGAGTGAGCCGGGATCTCAGTCGGGCAGCCGGTCCCCGGGGCCCGAAGCTCTGAAGGACAGTCGAGAGGAGCAAGTCAGGCTGGAATCCATGCAGGGGAAGAAGAGCTCCAGTTTAGTAGATATTAGAGAAGAGGAGTCTGAAGGAGGGAGTCGAAGGCTTTCCCTGCCTGGCTTGTTGTCACAAG TTTCCCCAAGGCTCTTACGGAAGGTAGGACGGGCAAAAATGAGGACTGTGGCTCTGACTCCAACCTACAGTGGTGAAGCTGATGCTCTTTTGCCCTCTCTAAGAACAGAGGtgtggagctgggggaagggcAAGGAAGGACAGCTAGGGCATGGTGATGTTCTGCCAAG GCTTCAGCCACTGTGTGTGAAAAGCCTTGATGGTAAGGAAGTGATTCACCTCTCTGCTGGTGGCCATCATTCCTTAGCACTCACTGCCAAATCCCAG GTGTATTCCTGGGGCAGTAATATCTCTGGCCAGCTTGGTCACTTGAACTCCCCAACAACCGTCCCTCGTCTTGCAAAG GTGTGCGGTGATGGTATTTGGACTACAGCAGCAGGACTAGATTATTCTCTCTTCTTAGCAGATGAGAAAGACTTCCAGCCTGGATTATATTACTGTGGCCAGGAGACatcaacagaaaataatttgaatgaaAATAGCTGTACTAAGAGTCCAGTTTTGTTAGTAGCTTGTAGTAAG aTAGGGTACATAAGCAATGTGATAGCTGGTGGTGACAACTGTCTGGCCTTAGTTGACAAAAACGTAATGGGATATATTGCCAGTTTGCATGAGTTGGCTGCTACTGAGAGAAGGTTTTATTTCAAACTGAGCGAGATCAAATCTCAGGTTCTTAGACCTCTTTTAGGTTTAG ATAATTTGGGCAATGCAAATGCAATCCAGTTGTTGCAGGAAATGGCAAGCAGGTTCAGCAAGCTGTGCTATCTCATTGGTCAACATGGAGCTTCTTTAAGTAGCTTTCTTCATGGAGTAAAAGAAGCCAGGAGCTTGGCCATTCTGAAGCATTCCAGTCTCTTTTTGGATAGTTACACTGA GTATTGTACTTCAGTAACAAACTTCCTTGTAATGGGAGGATTTATGCTCCTTGCAAAGCCAGCAAT GGACTTTCTGAGTAAAAACCAGGAGCTGTTACAGAAACTGTCTGAGAAGAATGAGGAAAACCTCCAGCTAGTAGAAGTTTTGAATGCTCTGTTTTTCATGCCATTTGGACGACTTCATAATTATGCCAGAACTTTGCTGAAGCTTGCCACGTGTTTTGAAGTG GCATCTCCAGAATACCAGAAGCTGCAGGATTCTAGTTCATGTTACGAGAACCTTGCTGTCCATCTtagcaggaaaatgaaagaagcagAATACACCCTTGGCTTCTGGAAGACCTTTCCTGGGAAAATGACG GACTCCTTGCGCAAGCCGGAGCGGCGTTTGATCTGTGAGAGCAGCAATCGGGCCTTGTCCCTGCAGCATGCGGGGAGGTTCTCTGTGAACTGGTTCATCCTCTTCAACGATGCTCTGGTACATGCTCAG TTCTCAACACACCATATCTTTCCCTTGTCCACACTGTGGATAGAAGCTCTTTCAGAGGAAGCTGGTAATGT GAACGGGTTGAAGATTACAACACCTGAAGAGCAATTTGTTCTTGTTTCTTCAACACCTCAGGAGAAG ACCAAGTGGCTGAGGGCAATAAGCCAAGCAGTGGATCAGGCCCTTAGAGGGACTTCTGACATGATTCTGTATGGAGCTGGTGGGAATGTGCCAAGACAGGAACCTCCTATTTCTCGCAGTGCCAAATACACCTTCTACAAGGACCCTCGATTCAAGGATGCTGTTTATGATGGGAGGTGGCTTTCAGGAAAACCCCATGGGAG agggaTCCTAAAATGGGCAGATGGACGAATGTACTCTGGGACTTTCCGGACTGGGTTGGAGGATGG GTATGGGGAATACAGAGTGCCTAACAAAGCACTGAATAAAGAGGACCATTACGTGGGATACTGGAAGGAAGGCAAAATGTGTGGGCATGGCGTGTACAG CTATGCTAGCGGTGAGGTCTATGAAGGGTGCTTTCAGGACAACATGCGCCACGGGCACGGGCTGCTGCGTAGTGGGAAGCTGACCTCTTCTTCTCCCAGCATGTTCATTGGACAGTGGATAATGGACAAGAAGAGTGGTTATGGAGTTTTTGATGATATCACAAG aggaGAAAAGTATATGGGAATGTGGCAAGATGATCTTTGCCAAGGCAATGGTGTTGTGGTTACTCAGTTTGGACTGTATTACGAAGGAGCTTTCAGCACCAACAAAATGATG GGGACTGGAATTCTGCTTTCTGAGGATGATACAGTCTATGAGGGGGAATTTTCAGATAACTGGACTCTGAGTGGAAAG GGAACACTGACCTTGCCAAATGGAGATTATATTGAAGGTCTCTTCAGTGGAGAGTGGGGATCTGGAATAAAAATCACAGGAACCTACTTCAAACCTAGTTTGTATGAGAATGAGAAAGACAAGCCTAAAGCACT ACCCACTGGTCATTTTATTAGGCGGAAACTTGGGatcctggcagtgtcccctgaTGAGAAATGGAAGGCAGTATTTGAAGAATGCTGGAACCAGCTTGGTTGTGAGAGCCCTGGCCAGGGGGACAGATGGAAGGCTTGGGACAACATCGCGGTGGCTCTGACCACCAACCGACGGCAGCACAAAGACAG CCCGGAATTACTGAGCCGCTCACATACTCAGACACTGGAAAGTTTGGAGTTCATTCCACAACACATTGGTGCCTTCACCctggaaaaatatgaaaatattaaaaaatatttgataaag GCTTGTGATActcctctccatcccttggGCAAGCTGGTGGAAACACTGGTGGCTGTCTACAGAATGACCTATGTTGGAGTAGGAGCAAATCGACgactgctgcaggaggctgtAAGGGAGATCAAGTCCTACCTCAAACGCATCTTCCAGCTGGTCAG GTTCTTGTTTCCTGATCTCCCGGAAGAGGGCAGCACAATTCCATTTCTGACAATGGAGCCAAAAGGAAGGCGATCTTTTTGCAGCGGGAAATCTGATTCCAGATCAGAATCTCCTGAGCCAGG CTACGTGGTAACCAGTTTTGGCTTGCTGCTCCCTGTATTACTGCCACGCCTCTATCCCCCTCTGTTTATGCTGTATGCCCTGGACAACGAGCGTGAGGAGGACATTTACTGGGAATGCGTTCTGCGCCTGAACAAACAAACTGACACGGCTCTTCTCAGCTTTCTTGGAGTGCAAGC AAAATTTTGGCCAGGAACTGTGTCCATCCTTGGAGAGAGTAGAAAG GTATCATCAAACACAAAAGATGCCTGCTTTGCCTCTGCTGTTGAATGTTTACAGCAAATCAG TACCACATTTACCCCAGCTGACAAGCTGAAGGTGATCCAGCAGACTTTTGAAGAGATCTCCCAGAGTGTACTTGAGACCCTTCAGGAAGATTTTCTGTGGTCCATGGATGActtatttcctgtttttctctacGTGGTGCTACGAGCCAG GATAAGGAATCTGGGGTCTGAGGTGCACTTAATTGAAGACCTGATGGATCCCTATCTCCAGCATGGGGAGCAAGGCATCATGTTCACTACCTTGAAG GCATGTTACTACCAGATTCAGCACGAAAAGCTTACCTAG